In Pecten maximus chromosome 10, xPecMax1.1, whole genome shotgun sequence, one genomic interval encodes:
- the LOC117336479 gene encoding uncharacterized protein LOC117336479, protein MPPKRKAARNHATIPSRPRLAATTNDDDLTAPDGPQPVNLQQGRLIPEAEVEQLIQRAVQQGVEAACRQIFPQITNNTTATPAVEQQGPAATATGQASGSMPQMDEAVGEDTVLRTAIDVAATVSQVAPANDSDYVPFRSTAIPLPALVAQPIKDKIWAGEFIEISMIDKKDHESFEQVIKYIAGAPVVQWVPKHRTKTLSLDQWTNNFHIYATIYCEKKPEKFASLLKYMSIIRKLASKGADWQFYDCSFRRLQATNGDQGWERVEWELWHEAIIRKVGQSSTSAKHLSVPHPKGFCFKFLEGKPCPGPEGGCQHFHGCTTCQGNHHPGTCHGSSQAPRSHFGVTPNFRPQRFNFQAPSGRYQPYSPRTRGNFRSRHPYHRR, encoded by the coding sequence ATGCCTCCAAAAAGAAAGGCGGCACGAAATCATGCCACAATACCTTCCCGGCCTCGGTTGGCAGCAACAACCAATGATGATGATTTGACTGCTCCTGATGGGCCACAGCCAGTCAATCTACAACAGGGCAGACTCATACCGGAAGCTGAGGTAGAACAGCTGATACAGAGGGCCGTACAGCAAGGGGTTGAAGCTGCTTGTAGGCAGATTTTCCCCCAAATAACAAACAACACAACTGCTACACCAGCCGTTGAACAGCAAGGGCCAGCAGCAACTGCAACCGGTCAGGCCTCTGGCTCAATGCCACAAATGGACGAAGCCGTTGGTGAGGATACAGTGTTACGGACTGCCATAGATGTGGCAGCTACTGTGTCACAGGTCGCCCCAGCTAATGACAGTGATTATGTGCCATTCAGGTCTACAGCAATCCCACTGCCAGCACTAGTAGCTCAACCTATTAAGGACAAAATTTGGGCTGGTGAATTCATTGAAATCTCAATGATTGACAAGAAAGATCACGAGAGCTTTGAACAAGTAATAAAGTACATTGCTGGGGCTCCTGTGGTGCAGTGGGTGCCCAAACATAGGACAAAGACACTGTCCTTGGATCAATGGACCAATAATTTCCACATATATGCAACCATATACTGTGAAAAGAAACCAGAGAAATTTGCCAGTCTCCTTAAATACATGTCAATTATTAGAAAATTAGCAAGTAAGGGTGCAGATTGGCAGTTTTATGACTGCTCCTTTAGAAGGTTACAGGCCACAAATGGGGATCAGGGCTGGGAAAGAGTCGAATGGGAGCTATGGCACGAAGCCATTATACGCAAAGTAGGACAAAGTTCGACCTCAGCAAAGCATTTATCTGTTCCACACCCCAagggtttttgttttaaatttttagaAGGAAAACCGTGTCCGGGTCCAGAAGGGGGATGTCAACATTTTCATGGGTGTACCACATGTCAGGGTAATCACCACCCAGGTACCTGCCATGGCTCTTCCCAAGCCCCACGTTCACATTTTGGTGTGACACCAAATTTTCGTCCCCAACGATTCAATTTTCAAGCCCCATCAGGTCGTTATCAACCATACTCACCAAGAACACGTGGTAACTTCAGAAGTCGTCACCCCTATCATCGCCGATAG
- the LOC117336590 gene encoding uncharacterized protein LOC117336590, which yields MLEGYDNEKKQYLVQGFKEGFRIHYDGGEFKPTCQNLKSAKEFPHIIKDKLQKELKAGRIAGPFITPPYNDYHTSPIGVVPKKEPGKFRMIHHLSHPKGFSINDGISPESSTVQYATIADAIGKIKQLGQGCFLAKTDIESAFRIVPIHPDDRKMLGLQWEGKLYFDKCLPMGLSESCKIFEELSTALEWVVASKFRSPGVVHVLDDFLFIARTKSECEAILNSFQDMCSFIGIPLAPEKTFGPAQVLPFLGITLDSVNMEARLPKDKLVKCSELITRFKTRKKVTLKELQSLIGTLQFATTVVLPGRAFLRRLIDLTIGVHKSFHLLRLTMAAKADLIMWEEFLQGFNGSQFFLDERWLFSNNINFFTDSSFIGFGGLYQNQWFCGTWVPKVKEKRVNIAILELYPIVLAILAWGDQLKNKCIWFFTDNQALVPVINKQSARDPFIMRLIRKLVLSCLQYNILFKCVHVRGHDNLLADALSRLQVEKFKKLCPSASPEPTPVQALLDQELYLLH from the coding sequence ATGTTAGAAGGCTATGATAATGAGAAAAAGCAATATCTTGTTCAGGGATTTAAGGAAGGGTTTCGCATTCATTATGATGGGGGAGAATTTAAGCCCACTTGTCAGAACCTAAAATCCGCAAAAGAGTTTCCTCACATTATCAAAGACAAATTACAAAAAGAACTTAAGGCTGGGCGTATAGCAGGACCATTTATTACCCCACCATACAATGATTATCATACTAGTCCCATAGGCGTTGTCCCTAAGAAAGAACCTGGTAAATTTCGCATGATCCATCACCTTAGTCACCCAAAAGGCTTTTCAATCAATGATGGAATCAGCCCAGAATCATCAACTGTCCAATATGCCACCATAGCTGATGCTATAGGAAAAATTAAACAGTTGGGACAGGGATGTTTTTTAGCTAAGACGGATATCGAGTCAGCTTTTAGAATAGTACCTATCCACCCAGATGACAGAAAGATGTTGGGTTTACAATGGGAaggaaaattatattttgacaaGTGCTTACCTATGGGTTTATCTGAAAGCTGCAAAATATTTGAAGAGCTTAGTACAGCCCTTGAATGGGTCGTTGCATCCAAATTCAGGTCCCCTGGTGTGGTTCATGTTCTAGACGATTTTCTTTTCATTGCCAGAACTAAATCAGAATGTGAAGCTATACTTAATTCTTTTCAAGATATGTGTTCATTCATAGGTATTCCATTAGCTCCCGAAAAAACCTTTGGGCCAGCCCAGGTCTTACCATTCCTAGGCATTACTTTGGACTCTGTCAACATGGAAGCTAGGCTCCCTAAAGATAAATTAGTTAAATGCAGTGAACTAATCACTCGCTTTAAAACACGCAAAAAGGTCACATTGAAAGAATTACAGTCCCTCATAGGAACATTACAATTTGCTACAACTGTAGTATTGCCAGGTCGTGCGTTCTTGCGCCGCCTTATTGATTTAACCATTGGAGTTCACAAGTCCTTTCATCTTCTTCGACTTACAATGGCAGCTAAGGCTGACCTCATTATGTGGGAGGAGTTTTTACAGGGTTTTAATGGTTCTCAGTTTTTCTTAGACGAAAGATGGTTGTTTAGTAACAACATCAATTTTTTCACAGACTCGTCCTTCATAGGTTTTGGGGGTCTATACCAAAACCAGTGGTTCTGTGGAACTTGGGTCCCTAAAGTAAAGGAAAAACGGGTTAATATAGCTATTTTAGAACTCTATCCCATTGTGTTGGCTATTCTTGCTTGGGGTGATCAACtcaaaaataaatgcatttggTTTTTTACTGACAACCAGGCTTTGGTTCCGGTCATTAATAAACAATCTGCTCGAGACCCATTTATTATGCGGCTTATTCGCAAGTTAGTTTTGTCCTGCCTTCAGTACAATATTCTGTTTAAATGCGTACATGTTAGAGGTCATGACAACTTGCTAGCCGACGCCTTGTCTCGTTTACAGGTAGAGAAGTTCAAAAAATTGTGTCCATCAGCCTCCCCAGAGCCAACTCCAGTGCAGGCACTATTGGATCAGGAACTTTACCTGCTACATTAA